One region of Kytococcus sedentarius DSM 20547 genomic DNA includes:
- a CDS encoding A/G-specific adenine glycosylase, protein MAARTRGPAPRRAPDDAALRRGAALAAPLAHWYARHARDLPWRHDDCSPWGVLVSEVMLQQTPVVRVLPVWTTWMERWPTPADLADAGPGAAVRAWGRLGYPRRALRLVDAATAIRDHHGGEVPSDEEALRSLPGIGEYTAAAVAAFAFGQRAVVVDTNIRRVQARAVSGRALPAPSYTAAERALATALLPAGAAESVRWNISTMELGALVCTARNPACGQCPLVDPCAWVAAGSPQDDGPPRRGQAWAGTDRQARGRIVQALRDADGPLSREQVLTASGATEMQAERCLSGLLEDGLAEGDDHTGYTLPT, encoded by the coding sequence GTGGCCGCACGCACCAGGGGGCCGGCCCCGCGCCGCGCCCCGGACGACGCCGCCCTCCGCCGGGGAGCCGCGCTGGCCGCACCGCTGGCCCACTGGTACGCCCGCCACGCCCGGGACCTGCCGTGGCGCCACGACGACTGCTCCCCGTGGGGCGTGCTCGTCTCCGAGGTGATGCTGCAGCAGACCCCGGTGGTGCGGGTGCTGCCCGTCTGGACCACGTGGATGGAGCGGTGGCCCACCCCGGCGGACCTCGCGGACGCCGGCCCCGGCGCGGCCGTGCGGGCCTGGGGCCGCCTCGGCTACCCCCGACGAGCCCTGCGCCTGGTGGACGCCGCGACCGCGATCCGGGACCACCACGGCGGGGAGGTGCCCTCCGACGAGGAGGCCCTGCGGAGCCTCCCCGGCATCGGGGAGTACACCGCCGCGGCCGTGGCGGCCTTCGCCTTCGGACAGCGGGCCGTGGTGGTGGACACCAACATCCGCCGCGTGCAGGCGCGCGCGGTCTCGGGGCGTGCCCTGCCCGCCCCCAGCTACACCGCCGCCGAACGCGCCCTGGCCACCGCCCTGCTACCGGCGGGCGCCGCGGAGAGCGTGCGCTGGAACATCTCCACGATGGAGCTCGGCGCCCTGGTCTGCACCGCCCGGAACCCCGCGTGTGGCCAGTGCCCGCTGGTCGACCCCTGCGCTTGGGTGGCCGCCGGGTCCCCGCAGGACGACGGGCCACCGCGGCGCGGCCAGGCCTGGGCGGGCACCGACCGGCAGGCGCGCGGCCGCATCGTGCAGGCCCTCCGCGATGCGGACGGCCCCCTCTCCCGCGAGCAGGTGCTCACCGCATCGGGGGCCACCGAGATGCAGGCGGAACGCTGCCTGAGCGGTCTGCTCGAGGACGGGCTGGCCGAGGGGGACGACCACACCGGGTACACGCTGCCGACCTGA
- a CDS encoding photosystem II stability/assembly factor-like protein, which yields MTKRTALALLTAAVLTAAPTATAAPPGPELDWRTSVTDSDQNLRGLDAVSASEAWVSGESRSGGAAGIFHTTDGGRSWQDVTPPGTEGLSLRDVEVVGGAVHVLAIGPGEDSRILRTTDEGATWQETFRNDDPAAFYNCMAFYPDGRRGLAVSDPVDGRIQLVATDDGGRTWEVLPGTGMVPTEGEAQFSSSGDCLTVSADRAHIVTGGASSRVLTSTDHGLTWTARGSALRAGDAAGAFAASFTGRHGIVVGGDFDDPANTRQTTARSHAGGAWRSGEDLTHVGEDVAHVRGSRLALATGDYRGSEGTSLTRDGGKSWERVTDQGFHTLDCTPGGTCWGAGSEGMVGTLRS from the coding sequence ATGACGAAGCGCACCGCACTCGCCCTGCTCACCGCCGCCGTGCTCACCGCGGCGCCGACCGCCACCGCTGCTCCCCCCGGCCCGGAGCTGGACTGGCGGACCAGCGTCACCGACAGCGACCAGAACCTCCGCGGCCTCGATGCGGTGAGCGCCTCCGAGGCGTGGGTCAGTGGTGAGTCCCGCAGTGGGGGCGCCGCCGGCATCTTCCACACCACGGACGGGGGCCGCAGCTGGCAGGACGTCACCCCGCCCGGTACCGAGGGGCTGAGCCTGCGGGACGTCGAGGTGGTCGGTGGCGCGGTGCACGTCCTGGCGATCGGGCCCGGCGAGGACTCCCGCATCCTGCGGACCACCGACGAGGGAGCCACCTGGCAGGAGACCTTCCGCAACGACGACCCCGCCGCCTTCTACAACTGCATGGCCTTCTACCCCGACGGTCGCCGCGGCCTCGCCGTGAGCGACCCGGTGGACGGCCGGATCCAGCTGGTGGCCACCGACGACGGGGGCCGCACCTGGGAGGTGCTGCCCGGCACCGGGATGGTTCCCACTGAGGGTGAGGCCCAGTTCTCGTCCAGCGGCGACTGCCTGACCGTCTCTGCCGACCGCGCCCACATCGTGACCGGGGGCGCGAGCTCGCGCGTGCTGACCTCCACGGACCACGGCCTGACGTGGACGGCGCGGGGCAGCGCCCTGCGCGCCGGGGACGCAGCGGGGGCCTTCGCTGCCTCGTTCACCGGACGGCACGGCATCGTGGTGGGAGGGGACTTCGACGACCCGGCGAACACCCGCCAGACCACGGCCCGCTCACACGCTGGTGGGGCCTGGCGGTCCGGTGAGGACCTGACGCACGTGGGTGAGGACGTGGCCCACGTACGGGGCAGTCGCCTTGCCCTGGCCACCGGCGACTACCGGGGCTCGGAGGGGACCAGCCTCACCCGGGACGGCGGGAAGAGCTGGGAGCGGGTGACCGACCAGGGCTTCCACACCCTGGACTGCACGCCCGGAGGCACCTGCTGGGGCGCCGGCAGTGAGGGCATGGTCGGCACGCTGCGCAGCTGA
- a CDS encoding DUF3817 domain-containing protein, whose protein sequence is MTAATQQEHRVGEGVGHRADAVSPRRVFGWVAVAEAITWALLLTGMFLKYVTETTEMGVSIAGPVHGFVFLLFVVTVVVVAVDQRWGAGRALLGLVAAVVPFATIPFERWAQRKGLLADAWRLRREPGAGPLERLVGWALRNPVLAVLAVVAAVAVVFTALLLVGPPF, encoded by the coding sequence GTGACCGCCGCGACGCAGCAGGAGCACCGCGTGGGGGAGGGTGTCGGCCATCGTGCCGACGCCGTCTCCCCCCGGCGGGTGTTCGGGTGGGTGGCGGTCGCCGAGGCGATCACCTGGGCGCTGCTCCTGACGGGCATGTTCCTGAAGTACGTCACCGAGACCACCGAGATGGGGGTCAGCATCGCCGGGCCGGTGCACGGTTTCGTGTTCCTGCTCTTCGTGGTGACCGTCGTGGTCGTCGCCGTGGACCAGCGATGGGGTGCCGGCCGCGCCCTGCTCGGGCTGGTTGCCGCCGTGGTGCCCTTCGCGACCATCCCGTTCGAGCGGTGGGCCCAGCGCAAGGGCCTGCTGGCCGACGCCTGGCGTCTGCGCCGGGAGCCCGGCGCCGGGCCGCTGGAGCGGCTTGTCGGGTGGGCCCTGCGCAATCCCGTGCTGGCCGTGTTGGCGGTGGTCGCTGCGGTGGCCGTGGTCTTCACCGCCCTGCTGCTGGTGGGCCCGCCCTTCTGA